Proteins encoded by one window of Pseudomonas sp. LS44:
- a CDS encoding flagellar basal body P-ring protein FlgI, giving the protein MKRLISALCLLLAAGAVQAERLKDLASIQGVRSNQLIGYGLVVGLNGSGDQTTQTPFTLQTFNNMLAQFGIKVPASVGNVQLKNVAAVSIHADLPAFAKPGQTIDITVSSIGNAKSLRGGSLLMTALKGIDGNVYAVAQGNLVVGGFDAEGSDGSKITVNVPSSGRIPGGATVERPVPSGFDQGNTLTLNLNRPDFTTAKNVVDHINQLLGPGVAQAIDGGSIRVSAPLDPNQRVDYLSVLENLEIEAGQAVAKVIINSRTGTIVIGQNVRVQPAAVTHGSLTVSITEDPIVSQPNAFSGGQTAVVPRSKVDATQETKPMFKFAPGTSLDEIVRAVNQVGASPSDLMAILEALKQAGALQADLIVI; this is encoded by the coding sequence ATGAAGCGACTGATTTCCGCCCTCTGCCTGCTGCTCGCCGCCGGCGCCGTCCAGGCCGAACGCCTCAAGGACCTGGCCAGCATCCAGGGCGTGCGCAGCAACCAGCTGATCGGCTACGGCCTGGTGGTCGGCCTCAACGGCAGCGGCGACCAGACCACGCAGACGCCGTTCACCCTGCAGACCTTCAACAACATGCTCGCCCAGTTCGGCATCAAGGTGCCGGCCAGCGTCGGCAACGTGCAGTTGAAGAACGTCGCGGCGGTGTCCATTCATGCTGACCTGCCGGCGTTCGCCAAGCCCGGTCAGACCATCGACATCACCGTGTCGTCGATCGGCAACGCCAAGAGCCTGCGCGGTGGCAGCCTGTTGATGACCGCGCTGAAAGGTATCGACGGCAATGTCTACGCCGTGGCGCAGGGCAATCTGGTGGTCGGTGGCTTTGACGCTGAAGGCAGCGATGGCTCGAAAATCACCGTCAACGTTCCATCGAGCGGGCGGATTCCTGGCGGAGCGACGGTCGAGCGGCCGGTGCCGAGCGGTTTCGATCAGGGCAACACGCTGACTCTCAATCTCAATCGCCCGGATTTCACCACCGCCAAGAACGTGGTTGACCACATCAACCAACTGCTCGGTCCAGGCGTCGCCCAGGCCATCGACGGCGGTTCGATCCGGGTCAGTGCGCCGCTCGATCCCAACCAGCGGGTCGACTATTTGTCGGTGCTGGAAAACCTCGAGATCGAAGCCGGTCAGGCGGTGGCCAAGGTCATCATCAACTCGCGCACCGGGACCATCGTGATCGGCCAGAACGTACGCGTGCAGCCGGCCGCGGTGACCCATGGCAGCCTGACCGTGAGCATCACCGAAGACCCGATCGTCAGCCAGCCGAATGCGTTCTCCGGCGGCCAGACGGCGGTGGTGCCGCGCTCCAAGGTGGATGCGACGCAAGAAACCAAGCCGATGTTCAAGTTCGCCCCCGGCACCAGCCTCGACGAAATCGTCCGGGCCGTGAATCAGGTCGGTGCATCGCCTTCCGACCTGATGGCCATCCTCGAAGCCCTCAAACAGGCCGGCGCGTTGCAAGCTGATCTGATCGTGATTTAA
- the flgJ gene encoding flagellar assembly peptidoglycan hydrolase FlgJ, which produces MDTTRLGGSANPDSGAYTDLNRLGQFKVGGDSEKNIRKVAQEFESLFLNQMLKAMRSANEAFSEGNFMNSNETKMYQDMHDQQLAVSMSKEQGIGLADVLVRQLSQIKKGSARPNPFAQTAEAPALAASGKSLPAVDASRDDSKLINQRRLALPSKLTDRLLAGIVPSTSGVGEGQPLAENDWIPARTYAAPTDKALTLDGSDAISGRRLAQPPLAPGKSAFSSPEEFIATMLPMAQDAADKIGLDARYLVAQAALETGWGKSIIQQQDGSSSHNLFGIKAQGWDGESARVLTTEYKGGQAVKEAANFRAYDSYQQSFHDYVDFLQSNGRYGDALDATDNPTQFVKELQAAGYATDPQYARKVAQIAKQMQTYQTVAAAGSVPNS; this is translated from the coding sequence ATGGATACCACTCGACTCGGCGGCAGCGCGAACCCTGACAGCGGCGCGTATACCGATCTCAATCGCCTCGGTCAGTTCAAGGTCGGCGGCGACAGCGAGAAGAACATCCGCAAGGTGGCGCAGGAGTTCGAATCGCTGTTCCTCAACCAGATGTTGAAAGCCATGCGTTCGGCGAACGAAGCGTTCTCCGAAGGCAACTTCATGAATAGCAACGAAACCAAGATGTATCAGGACATGCACGACCAGCAGCTGGCCGTGAGCATGTCCAAGGAACAGGGCATCGGTCTGGCCGACGTGCTGGTGCGCCAGCTGTCGCAGATCAAGAAGGGCAGCGCGCGGCCCAATCCGTTCGCGCAAACCGCCGAAGCACCGGCCCTGGCCGCCAGCGGCAAAAGCTTGCCGGCGGTCGATGCCAGCCGTGACGACTCGAAGTTGATCAACCAGCGCCGCCTGGCCTTGCCAAGCAAGCTGACCGACCGCCTGCTGGCCGGCATCGTGCCGTCCACCAGCGGCGTCGGCGAAGGCCAGCCGTTGGCGGAGAACGACTGGATTCCGGCGCGCACCTATGCGGCCCCGACCGACAAAGCCCTCACGCTGGACGGCAGCGATGCCATCAGCGGCCGTCGCCTGGCCCAGCCGCCGCTGGCACCGGGTAAGTCGGCGTTCAGCTCGCCGGAAGAGTTCATCGCCACCATGCTGCCGATGGCCCAGGACGCCGCCGACAAGATTGGTCTCGACGCGCGCTACCTGGTCGCTCAGGCCGCACTGGAAACCGGCTGGGGCAAGTCGATCATCCAGCAGCAGGACGGTTCCAGCAGCCACAACCTGTTCGGCATCAAGGCGCAGGGCTGGGATGGCGAGTCGGCGCGGGTGCTGACCACCGAATACAAAGGCGGCCAAGCGGTGAAAGAGGCGGCCAACTTCCGCGCTTACGACTCGTACCAGCAGAGCTTCCACGACTATGTGGATTTCCTGCAGAGCAACGGCCGCTATGGCGACGCGCTGGACGCCACCGACAACCCCACCCAATTCGTCAAGGAATTGCAGGCGGCCGGCTACGCCACCGACCCGCAGTACGCCCGCAAGGTCGCGCAAATCGCCAAGCAGATGCAGACCTACCAGACCGTTGCCGCCGCCGGCAGCGTGCCGAATAGCTGA
- a CDS encoding flagellin, with protein sequence MALTVNTNIASLNTQRNLSGTSNALSTAMERLSTGSRINSAKDDAAGLQISNRLTSQISGLNVAVRNANDGISLSQTAEGALQQSTNLLQRMRDLSLQSANGSNSAEDRSSLQKEVTQLQSELSRIADTTTFGGRKVLDGTFGTSSFQVGANANETIDVTLTSAAADKLGSHTIKSNGSISAGAASAAAATAGANGLDAQTLTITGFNGQKSVATAADDSAKVVADKINAETASTGVKAQAKTGVQLSGLAQTGVVSFKLTGSNSTAVDISANITDKNDLSSLVDAINAKSADTGITASASAMKDGKLVLESKAGLDIKLQDFIVADGSGAAGANVDATTIVKAQALKSDGTYAAAVNLDEGAAANDSTTISGFVTMSSTKSFAVNGGTAEFLGSAAANSSLSTVAKVDITTASGAQDAIAVIDAAMAQIDDQRSSLGAVQNRFDNTIANLQNISENASAARSRIKDTDYAAETANLSKQQVLQQAGTAILAQAKQLPQAVLSLLQ encoded by the coding sequence ATGGCTTTGACCGTCAATACAAACATTGCGTCCCTGAACACCCAGCGCAATCTGAGCGGCACTTCCAATGCCCTTTCCACTGCGATGGAGCGCCTGTCCACCGGTTCGCGCATCAACAGCGCCAAGGACGATGCTGCCGGTCTGCAGATCTCCAACCGTCTGACCAGCCAGATCAGCGGTCTGAATGTCGCGGTCCGTAACGCCAACGACGGCATCTCCCTGTCGCAAACCGCTGAAGGTGCGCTGCAACAGTCCACTAACCTGCTGCAACGCATGCGTGACCTGTCGCTGCAATCGGCCAACGGCTCCAACAGCGCCGAAGACCGCTCCTCCCTGCAGAAAGAGGTCACCCAACTGCAGAGCGAGCTGTCGCGCATTGCCGACACCACCACCTTCGGTGGCCGCAAGGTGCTGGATGGCACTTTCGGTACCTCCAGCTTCCAGGTGGGCGCCAACGCCAACGAAACCATCGACGTTACCCTGACCAGCGCTGCGGCAGACAAGCTGGGCAGTCACACCATCAAATCCAATGGCTCCATTTCGGCTGGTGCTGCTTCTGCAGCTGCAGCTACCGCTGGGGCTAACGGCCTGGATGCGCAGACTCTCACCATTACCGGCTTCAATGGTCAGAAGTCGGTGGCCACTGCTGCTGATGATTCCGCGAAAGTCGTCGCGGATAAGATCAATGCCGAAACGGCGAGCACGGGTGTCAAGGCCCAGGCCAAAACCGGTGTCCAGTTGAGCGGTCTGGCTCAGACTGGCGTGGTTTCCTTCAAGCTCACCGGCTCGAATTCGACTGCGGTCGATATCAGCGCCAACATCACCGACAAGAACGATCTGTCCAGCCTGGTCGACGCGATCAATGCCAAGTCTGCGGACACTGGAATCACTGCGTCTGCCTCCGCGATGAAGGATGGCAAGCTGGTGCTGGAGAGTAAGGCTGGTCTCGATATCAAGCTTCAGGATTTCATTGTCGCGGACGGGTCGGGCGCTGCGGGTGCCAACGTTGATGCCACCACCATCGTGAAGGCTCAAGCGCTGAAGTCGGATGGAACATATGCTGCAGCTGTGAATTTGGATGAAGGTGCAGCAGCAAACGACTCGACCACCATCAGCGGTTTCGTCACGATGAGCTCCACCAAGTCCTTCGCTGTTAACGGCGGTACCGCAGAGTTCCTGGGTAGCGCTGCTGCGAACTCCAGCCTGAGCACCGTTGCCAAGGTGGATATCACCACTGCCTCTGGCGCTCAGGATGCGATCGCGGTGATCGATGCGGCCATGGCTCAGATCGACGACCAGCGCTCCAGCCTCGGTGCTGTGCAAAACCGCTTCGACAACACCATCGCCAACCTGCAGAACATCTCGGAAAACGCCTCGGCTGCCCGCAGCCGTATCAAGGACACCGACTACGCGGCGGAAACCGCCAACCTGTCGAAGCAGCAGGTACTGCAGCAAGCCGGCACCGCAATCCTGGCCCAGGCCAAGCAACTGCCGCAGGCTGTCCTCTCCCTCCTGCAGTAA
- the fliD gene encoding flagellar filament capping protein FliD, translated as MAGITGIGSGMDIDSIVSAMVTAEKTPKQNQLNTVEKKATTQLTSLGQLKGAISTFQTALAALNSSSSFLARSVTASDAKVLTPSASQSAAAGTYQVSVSQLAVSSKVALAAVPADSTKTLSSGTLEIKVGSTTALKIDVGSGNNTLAGIRDAINKSGAGVTASIVTDDKGARLTLTSNKAGDGNDITVKATNVGTDGDSSLSLLTFNGSAGAPVATDYAGGEGDADYQAALQAFNTASGSGSSGKVIAEAKSAQLTIDGLSITRDSNSIDGAIEGVSFNLLTTGTSNLTVARDEAGVKSKVQSFVDAYNTMMGFINTQTKVTTVTDNDAPVVGALVGDSSVRALVNVVRNELVAAQDGTVKVLTNLGITTQQDGTLKVDSDKLGKAISNDYEGVAKYFTGDSGLAARLGNKLKAYTETDGILEQRTDMLQATLDKVDKQNEDLTTRMNALSERLYKQFNAMDSLVAQLTNTSNSLTSLFENMPGFVTSKE; from the coding sequence ATGGCAGGCATTACCGGTATCGGTTCCGGCATGGATATCGACAGTATCGTCAGCGCCATGGTCACTGCCGAAAAGACGCCGAAGCAGAACCAACTCAACACGGTCGAAAAGAAAGCGACTACGCAGTTGACCAGCCTGGGTCAGTTGAAAGGGGCCATCAGCACCTTTCAGACGGCACTGGCGGCATTGAACAGCTCGTCCAGCTTTTTAGCGCGCAGTGTTACGGCCTCCGATGCCAAGGTTCTTACGCCTTCCGCGAGCCAGAGTGCCGCGGCGGGAACCTATCAGGTATCCGTCAGCCAACTGGCCGTCAGCAGTAAGGTGGCTCTTGCTGCTGTTCCTGCAGACAGCACCAAGACGCTTTCCAGCGGGACCCTTGAAATCAAGGTGGGCTCCACCACCGCACTCAAGATTGACGTCGGCTCCGGCAATAACACGCTTGCCGGCATCCGCGATGCCATCAACAAGTCAGGGGCGGGCGTCACTGCCAGTATCGTCACCGACGATAAGGGTGCGCGGTTGACGCTGACCAGCAACAAGGCAGGGGATGGTAACGACATTACCGTCAAGGCCACTAATGTCGGTACGGATGGCGACAGCTCCCTAAGTCTGTTGACGTTCAACGGCAGTGCTGGTGCTCCGGTTGCCACGGACTATGCAGGCGGAGAAGGCGACGCCGACTATCAAGCGGCGCTGCAAGCTTTCAATACTGCAAGCGGCTCCGGCAGTTCCGGCAAGGTGATCGCTGAGGCGAAAAGTGCTCAGTTGACTATCGATGGTCTTTCAATCACGCGAGACAGTAATTCAATTGACGGTGCTATTGAGGGAGTCAGCTTCAACCTGCTGACCACTGGCACCAGCAATCTGACTGTTGCCAGGGACGAAGCGGGCGTTAAATCCAAGGTACAGAGCTTTGTTGATGCCTATAACACGATGATGGGCTTCATCAATACACAGACCAAGGTCACTACGGTTACCGACAACGATGCTCCGGTGGTGGGCGCACTAGTCGGTGACAGCTCGGTCCGCGCGCTCGTGAATGTGGTCCGCAACGAGCTCGTTGCGGCACAAGACGGTACGGTCAAGGTTCTTACCAATTTAGGAATTACCACTCAGCAGGATGGGACCCTAAAAGTTGACTCGGACAAACTTGGTAAGGCCATTAGCAATGATTATGAGGGTGTTGCAAAGTACTTCACCGGCGACAGCGGATTAGCAGCGCGGTTGGGTAACAAGCTCAAGGCATATACCGAAACCGACGGCATTCTTGAGCAGCGGACAGATATGCTTCAGGCAACTCTCGATAAGGTCGACAAGCAGAACGAAGATCTCACGACCCGAATGAATGCTCTTAGCGAGCGTCTCTACAAGCAGTTCAATGCCATGGACTCTTTGGTAGCGCAGCTGACAAACACCAGTAATAGTCTGACTTCGCTTTTCGAGAATATGCCGGGGTTCGTCACTTCCAAGGAGTGA
- the flgH gene encoding flagellar basal body L-ring protein FlgH produces the protein MNRFSLLPLLGVVLLAGCVAPPPKANDPYYAPVLPRTPLPAAQNNGAIYQSGFDNSLYGDRKAYRVGDIITITLNEKTQASKNANSQLQKDSTANIGLTSLFGGGVSTDNPLTGGSLELGAEYSGSRDTKGDSKAGQSNSLSGSVTVTVSEVLPNGILAVRGEKWMTLNTGDELVRIAGLIRADDIATDNTVSSTRVADARITYSGTGAFADASQPGWFDRFFMSPLFPF, from the coding sequence ATGAATCGTTTTTCCCTTCTCCCGCTGCTTGGCGTCGTGCTCCTCGCCGGTTGCGTGGCGCCGCCACCGAAGGCTAACGATCCCTACTACGCGCCAGTGTTGCCGCGTACGCCGCTGCCGGCTGCGCAGAATAACGGGGCCATCTACCAATCGGGTTTCGATAACAGCCTGTACGGCGACCGCAAGGCGTACCGGGTCGGCGACATCATCACGATCACCCTCAACGAGAAGACCCAGGCGAGCAAGAACGCCAACTCGCAGCTGCAGAAAGACAGCACGGCCAATATCGGCCTGACCTCGCTGTTTGGCGGCGGCGTGAGCACCGACAATCCGCTGACCGGCGGCTCGCTGGAGCTCGGTGCCGAATACAGCGGCAGCCGGGATACCAAAGGCGACTCCAAGGCAGGTCAAAGCAACAGCTTGTCTGGCTCGGTCACCGTCACTGTGTCCGAAGTGCTGCCCAACGGCATCCTCGCGGTACGCGGCGAAAAATGGATGACCCTGAATACCGGCGACGAGCTGGTACGCATCGCCGGCCTGATCCGCGCCGATGATATCGCCACCGACAACACCGTCTCGTCGACCCGCGTGGCCGATGCGCGCATCACCTATTCCGGCACCGGTGCCTTCGCCGATGCCAGCCAGCCTGGCTGGTTCGACCGCTTCTTCATGAGCCCGCTGTTCCCGTTCTGA
- the flgG gene encoding flagellar basal-body rod protein FlgG produces MLPALWVSKTGLSAQDMNLTTISNNLANVSTTGFKRDRAEFQDLLYQIKRQPGGNTSQDSQLPSGLQLGTGVRIVGTQKVFTAGSLQTTEQPLDMAINGRGFFQIMQPDGTVAYTRDGSFHLSSEGQLVTSSGYALEPAITLPNEVKSFTVGEDGTVSVTTTGDPQPQILGSIQTADFINPAGLEAIGGNLFLETAASGAPQVGTPGLTGLGTVQQNTLENSNVSVVEELVNMITTQRAYEMNSKVISTADQMLGFISQNL; encoded by the coding sequence ATGCTTCCGGCTCTGTGGGTCAGTAAAACCGGTTTGTCCGCCCAGGACATGAACCTGACCACCATTTCCAACAACCTGGCGAACGTATCGACCACGGGTTTCAAACGTGATCGCGCCGAGTTTCAGGATTTGCTCTATCAGATCAAGCGTCAGCCCGGCGGCAACACCAGCCAGGACAGCCAATTGCCTTCCGGCCTGCAGCTGGGTACCGGGGTGCGCATCGTCGGCACCCAGAAGGTGTTCACCGCCGGCAGCCTGCAGACCACCGAGCAGCCGTTGGATATGGCCATCAACGGCCGCGGTTTCTTCCAGATCATGCAACCCGACGGCACCGTGGCCTACACCCGCGACGGTAGCTTTCACCTGAGCTCCGAAGGTCAGTTGGTCACCTCCAGCGGTTACGCGCTGGAGCCGGCGATCACCCTGCCCAACGAAGTGAAATCCTTCACCGTGGGTGAAGACGGCACGGTTTCGGTGACCACTACCGGCGACCCGCAACCGCAAATTTTGGGCAGCATCCAGACCGCCGACTTCATCAACCCGGCTGGTCTGGAAGCCATCGGCGGCAACCTGTTCCTGGAAACCGCTGCCAGTGGCGCGCCGCAGGTCGGTACGCCGGGCCTGACCGGCCTGGGTACCGTGCAACAGAACACCCTGGAAAATTCCAACGTCAGCGTGGTCGAGGAGTTGGTGAACATGATCACCACCCAGCGCGCGTATGAGATGAACTCGAAAGTCATCTCCACTGCCGACCAGATGCTCGGCTTCATTTCGCAGAATCTTTGA
- a CDS encoding flagellar protein FlaG — MDISKLSSNLSAVSAGLDAPRTGVSSRQKTDLSAALVTEQGSGNPGSQGDIDTAVANMSSFVQSVQRNLDFSVDDTTGDVVIKVVDRDSGKLVRQIPSEEALRLSEQLEELRSLMFETRA, encoded by the coding sequence ATGGACATTTCGAAACTGTCTTCCAACCTGTCAGCGGTCTCCGCCGGACTCGACGCGCCACGTACGGGCGTTTCTTCCAGGCAGAAAACCGATCTGTCGGCAGCATTGGTTACGGAGCAAGGCAGCGGTAATCCTGGCTCGCAGGGCGATATCGATACGGCCGTGGCGAACATGTCCTCGTTCGTCCAGAGCGTGCAGCGCAACCTGGATTTCAGCGTCGATGACACCACTGGCGATGTAGTCATCAAGGTGGTCGATCGCGATTCCGGAAAGCTGGTGCGGCAGATTCCATCCGAAGAGGCACTGCGCCTGTCGGAGCAATTGGAAGAGCTGCGCAGTCTGATGTTCGAGACTCGTGCGTAG
- the flgL gene encoding flagellar hook-associated protein FlgL encodes MRISTIQAFNNGVSGLQRNYANATRTQEQISTGNRILTPADDPVASVRLLQLEQQQNVLAQYNSNLTAAQNSLNQEESTLNSVNTVLQRVRELTVQAGNGALSQHDRQSIAAELGEREDELLGLMNTRNARGEYLFSGFQGKTQPFLRSADGSYVYQGDDGQRKLQVASSLQLPISDSGRAVFESATNAARLTVTGTPAGTISGALVDDEVSFASFPQYGVQIDIDAADPSRYTISKITTPADPITTPPTPAVLDATSAVTGQLIQDKDNLLHYNGTAFYVNGVPPAGSTFTVLPPDSDPSTAPATKVGILNTIATLRKALEDGVDSPQGNRDVRDAIALGLTNIDNGMTTVDLTRGQIGARLNVVDSTMADNEDVTLVNKGVQADLRELDYAEALSRLSFQQIILQAAQQSYVKISGLNLFNYLG; translated from the coding sequence ATGCGTATATCGACCATCCAGGCGTTCAACAATGGCGTATCGGGTCTGCAGCGCAACTATGCCAACGCGACCCGCACCCAGGAACAGATCAGCACCGGTAATCGCATCCTCACCCCGGCTGACGATCCGGTGGCTTCGGTGCGCCTGTTGCAGCTGGAACAGCAGCAAAACGTCTTGGCTCAGTACAACTCCAACCTCACCGCGGCGCAGAACAGCCTGAACCAGGAAGAGTCTACCCTCAACTCGGTGAACACCGTGTTGCAGCGCGTGCGAGAACTGACCGTCCAGGCGGGTAACGGTGCTTTGAGCCAACACGACCGGCAATCCATCGCCGCCGAGCTGGGTGAGCGCGAAGACGAGCTGCTCGGCCTGATGAACACCCGCAACGCGCGCGGCGAATACCTGTTCTCCGGTTTCCAGGGCAAGACCCAGCCGTTCTTGCGCAGTGCCGACGGCAGCTACGTGTATCAGGGCGACGACGGGCAGCGGAAACTGCAGGTTGCTAGCTCGTTGCAGCTGCCGATCAGCGACAGTGGCCGCGCGGTATTCGAGAGCGCCACCAACGCCGCTCGCCTGACCGTCACCGGTACGCCGGCGGGCACCATCAGCGGGGCGCTGGTCGACGACGAAGTGTCGTTCGCCAGTTTCCCGCAGTACGGTGTGCAAATCGATATCGACGCGGCCGATCCGAGCCGCTACACGATTAGCAAAATCACCACGCCAGCCGATCCCATCACGACGCCACCGACTCCGGCGGTGTTGGATGCGACTAGTGCGGTCACCGGCCAACTGATCCAGGACAAGGACAATCTGCTGCATTACAACGGCACGGCCTTCTACGTGAATGGAGTACCACCGGCCGGTTCGACCTTCACCGTCTTGCCGCCGGACTCGGACCCAAGCACCGCGCCGGCCACCAAGGTCGGCATCCTCAATACCATCGCCACGCTGCGCAAGGCGCTGGAAGATGGCGTTGACTCCCCGCAGGGCAACCGTGACGTGCGCGACGCCATCGCCCTGGGGCTGACCAATATCGACAACGGCATGACCACCGTTGACCTCACTCGTGGCCAGATCGGCGCACGCTTGAACGTGGTGGACTCGACCATGGCCGACAACGAAGACGTCACCCTGGTCAACAAAGGCGTGCAGGCCGATCTGCGTGAGCTGGACTACGCCGAAGCGCTGTCGCGCCTGTCGTTCCAGCAGATCATCTTGCAGGCGGCGCAGCAGAGTTACGTGAAAATCAGCGGCTTGAACCTGTTCAACTATCTGGGCTGA
- the flgK gene encoding flagellar hook-associated protein FlgK: MADLLNIGLSGLSSSKTQLSVTGHNITNVNTAGYTRQDAAQATRTPQFSGVGYIGSGTTLTEIRRSYSEFLTTQLRSSTALGADVAAYKSQIDQLDSLLAGSTTGITPAMQKFFSALQTAAEDPSNIPARQLVLSEAEGLARRFNTVYDRLNEQNNFTNKQMSAVGDQVNRLATSIASLNEAIAVAGSNGKAPNDLLDARDEAIRQLSTFIGVNVVAQDDGSQNVFIGSGQPLVVGSKANTLEVVPGQGDPTRFEVQFVSGGSRQTITSQISGGELGGIIRYRGEVLDSTMNSLGRLALAVTDQVNSQLANGLDLKGQVGAKLFGDYNEAGLAQLRVLSFTGNTGSAVPQLNIGDTSKLTTSDYRLEFDGTQYTARRLSDNAMMTVSGTGAPGDPLRLSDSSGTDQGFEVVLNGASNSGDKYLLQPTRRAAGTIAETLDQPDQLAFAAPVRAVSGSLDANGTITGSNRGTGAISQPDLQGGLNLASLSGALPVSLVYDATTQNFTLPVGATLTRINPNDGTPATPTTFQSGQLNSYELQLADGSTVRLSLSGRPENGDTFSLALNDKGVSDNRNALKLADLQSKATIGVDPNSPGTTGVTFSDGYGDLVERVGTLAAQANQDSEATTAILKQATDNRDSLSGVNLDEEAANLIKFEQYYNASAQIIQVARSLFDTLINTFR; this comes from the coding sequence ATGGCTGATTTACTGAATATCGGGTTGTCCGGGCTGTCGTCGAGCAAGACTCAGCTGAGTGTCACCGGCCACAACATCACCAACGTCAACACCGCCGGCTACACCCGTCAGGATGCCGCGCAGGCCACGCGCACCCCGCAGTTCAGTGGCGTCGGCTACATCGGCTCGGGCACCACGCTGACGGAAATCCGTCGCAGCTACAGCGAATTCCTCACCACCCAGTTGCGCAGCAGCACCGCCCTGGGCGCCGACGTGGCGGCTTACAAGAGCCAGATCGACCAGCTCGATTCGCTGCTGGCCGGCTCGACCACCGGCATCACGCCGGCCATGCAGAAGTTTTTCTCGGCACTGCAGACCGCCGCCGAGGATCCGTCGAACATTCCCGCGCGGCAACTGGTGCTGTCCGAGGCCGAAGGTCTGGCGCGGCGCTTCAATACCGTTTATGACCGCCTCAACGAGCAGAACAACTTCACCAACAAGCAGATGAGTGCGGTGGGTGATCAGGTCAACCGATTGGCTACCTCGATTGCCAGCCTGAACGAGGCCATCGCCGTGGCCGGCTCCAACGGCAAGGCGCCCAACGATCTGCTCGATGCCCGCGACGAGGCGATCCGCCAGTTGTCGACCTTCATCGGCGTCAATGTGGTCGCCCAGGACGACGGCTCGCAGAACGTCTTCATCGGCTCCGGGCAACCCTTGGTGGTCGGCAGCAAAGCCAACACCCTGGAAGTCGTGCCGGGGCAGGGCGACCCGACGCGCTTCGAGGTGCAGTTCGTCAGCGGCGGCTCACGGCAGACCATCACCAGCCAGATCAGCGGCGGCGAACTGGGCGGCATCATCCGTTACCGCGGCGAAGTGCTCGACAGCACGATGAACTCGCTGGGGCGGCTGGCGCTGGCGGTCACCGATCAGGTCAATAGCCAGTTGGCGAACGGCCTGGACCTCAAGGGGCAAGTCGGCGCCAAGCTGTTTGGCGACTACAACGAGGCCGGCCTGGCGCAACTGCGGGTGTTGAGCTTTACCGGCAACACCGGCTCCGCGGTGCCGCAGTTGAACATCGGCGATACCAGCAAACTGACCACCAGCGACTACCGCTTGGAGTTCGACGGTACCCAGTACACCGCCCGGCGCCTCAGCGACAACGCGATGATGACCGTGAGCGGCACCGGCGCGCCGGGTGACCCGTTGCGCCTGAGCGACAGCAGCGGAACCGATCAGGGTTTCGAGGTGGTGCTAAACGGCGCCTCGAACAGTGGCGACAAATACCTGCTGCAGCCGACCCGGCGCGCTGCCGGGACCATTGCCGAGACGCTCGATCAGCCTGATCAACTGGCTTTCGCTGCGCCAGTGCGTGCGGTGAGCGGTTCGCTGGATGCCAACGGCACTATCACCGGCAGCAATCGTGGCACGGGCGCGATCAGTCAGCCCGACCTGCAGGGTGGGCTGAATCTGGCCAGTCTCAGCGGCGCGCTGCCGGTCAGCCTGGTCTATGACGCGACCACCCAGAACTTCACCCTGCCGGTTGGTGCCACGCTGACGCGGATCAACCCCAACGATGGCACGCCGGCCACGCCGACCACTTTCCAGAGTGGTCAGCTCAACAGTTACGAATTGCAGTTAGCCGACGGCAGTACCGTGCGTCTGAGCCTGAGCGGGCGCCCGGAGAATGGCGACACCTTCAGCCTGGCGCTGAACGACAAGGGCGTCTCCGATAACCGCAACGCGTTGAAGCTGGCGGACCTGCAATCCAAGGCGACCATTGGCGTCGATCCAAACTCGCCGGGCACCACCGGAGTGACGTTCTCCGATGGCTACGGCGATCTGGTCGAGCGCGTTGGCACGTTGGCGGCGCAGGCCAACCAGGACAGCGAAGCGACCACGGCGATCCTCAAGCAAGCCACGGACAACCGCGACTCGCTGTCGGGCGTCAACCTCGATGAAGAGGCGGCCAACCTGATCAAGTTCGAGCAGTACTACAACGCCTCGGCGCAGATCATTCAAGTTGCCCGCAGTCTGTTCGATACCTTGATCAACACGTTCCGCTGA